The Geothermobacter hydrogeniphilus genome includes the window TTCTCAGCCTCTGCTATCCTTATGGAGATTACCTGAATCAGTGAGTTCCTGTTGGATGGAGAGGGCAAGTGCTTGGCCTGAATGAGATTTCCGAAAATCTGAAGCGCACCCACCAGGTTCGCTGGTAATTTGGGGGAAACTCAGGCGGGTCAATGGCTTGCGCTATCCGCCGACAAGGGGCTCACTGATTCAGGGACTATCTTCTCGGGAGGAATACCCATGGACTGGCAGAGCTTTTTCTCCGGGGACGCGTTTACTGACTACGTGATTCCCTGGGTGATCAACATCGGCCTGTCGGCTGCCGTTTTTATTGTCGGACGAATTGTCGTCGGCATCATCACCGGGTTGATGCGCAAGCTGCTGACCAAGGCGAAGATGGATGAAATCCTGGTCGATTTCATCTACTCGATAGCCCACGCGGCGCTGGTGCTGTTTGTTATCATCGCCGCCCTTGACCAACTCGGAGTCGATACCACATCACTGATCGCCCTGCTCGGCGCCGCCGGCCTGGCGGTCGGCCTGGCGATGAAGGATTCGCTGCAGAATTTTGCCGCCGGGGTGATGCTGATCATTTTTCGCCCCTTCCGGGCGGGGGATTATGTCGAGGTCGCCGGAACCGCGGGGACGGTTGAGAAGATCAGTATTTTCAGTACCGTACTGAAAACCCCGGACAACTGCGAGGTCATCGTTCCCAACGGCAATATCTACGGGGACAACATCAAGAACTACGCGGCCCGCCCGACCCGGCGCATCGACCTGGAGTTCGGTATCGGTTACGAGGATGATATCCGGCAGGCTCGCGACATCATGTTGCGGCAGATCCGCGCTGATGAACGGATTCTCGAGGATCCTGAACCGGTGGTGGCGGTTGCCGAGCTGGCTGACAGCAGTGTCAATTTCGTCGTTCGGCCCTGGGTTGAAACCGCTGATTACTGGGCGGTTCGTTTTGACCTGATCGAAAAGATCAAGCTTGCCTTTGATGCCGAGGGCATCTCGATCCCCTATCCGCAGATGGATGTCCACCTCGAACAGTCCCGCGCTGCGGCGGTTGGAAGCTGATGGAGATTCTGGGTATCGATATCGGCGGCACCGGGATCAAGGCCGCGCCGGTCGATGTGGTCGGTGGTCGCCTGCTGTGCAAACGTCGTCGCCTGCTGACGCCGCAGCCGGCGACGCCGGCCGCGGTGGTGCGGACGGTGACGGAACTGGTGCGGAGTTTTTCCTGGAGCGGGCCGATCGGCTGTGGTTTTCCCGCGGTGGTTCGTAACGGCGTGGCCTTGTCGGCGGCCAACATCGACCGCTCCTGGGTCGGGGCCGATGCCGGGGCGCTGCTGTCGGAGGCGACCGGTTGCCCGGTGCGGCTGATCAATGATGCCGATGCCGCCGGGCTGGCCGAGATGCGTTTCGGAGCCGGGCGCGGCGTCGGCGGAACGGTGATCATGGTGACCATCGGCACCGGGCTCGGCTCGGCCCTGTTTCGTAACGGGGAACTGCTCCCCAACAGTGAACTCGGTCATCTCTATCTTGCCGACGGCACCATGGCCGAGCACTTTGCCTCCGCCCGTGTCCGCAAGGCGGAAGGGCTCTCCTGGCAGCAGTGGGCGGGGCGTTTCAGTCTGCACCTGCAGCAGCTGGAGCGGCTGCTCAATCCCGATCTTTTCATTCTCGGCGGCGGCGGGAGTAGGAAATATACGGAGTTCATCGATCTGCTCAAGGTCGAAACGCCGGTCAGGGTGGCACGCCATTTCAATGACGCCGGGATTGTCGGCGCTGCCCTGGCGGGATGCCCGGAAGCATTGCCAGACCGTGTCGCCAGTGGCATAATTCAGATCTGAATATCGTGACTTTGCGGGTTCGAGGTTGTCCCCCCGGATATTCTCTCTATGGAGGTTCGATGCGCCTGCTTCTCGTTATCCTTGTTCTCTGCGGTTCTGTTGTTTCCAGTCCGGCGGCCGAAACCGCGGTCACGGCCGACCAGGTGGTGACCCGCTTCCTGCAGCGGGACTTCATCGGCAGTCGTCTGACGCCGGAGGAATGGAAAACCAACATCGCCACCCTGGTTGGTTGGCAGACGGAGCCCGACTGGGCGGTGCTGGTGGTGGTGGAGAGCTATCGGGCCAAGCCGGTCCAGCGCGCTCCCGACGGGCTCCGTGCCGTGGTTGAATACCGGGTTCTCGGCGAACTGCTTGACGGGCAGTGGATTCCGCGCAAGAAGAGTCCTGAACTGCAGCGGGTCAACTTTCTGCTCGACCGGCAGGATGGGCGATGGCAGGTGAAACGGCCGGTTCAGCCGCCGCATATTTCCCTTGCCACGGCGATTCGACAGCTTGAAGTCGCCGCCGGTGAGTTTCAGCAGGCCGGCCGCCAGGCGATGCTGCAGCAGTCTCTGCAGCAACTGCGGGCGCTGCGGGACGCGGGGTCATCGGGATCATAACGTCCCGAAGGAAGGTTTCCAGGCTTGTGCCTGAAGCCGTTGATGCCGGACTTGATTCAGGTCACGGGTCGTGAATTCGTCTTCTTTGCGATTGATATTCCAATCTGTTATCGGGAGGTTCGTCACTGTTATCCGAGGAGAGGTGCAAAATGGCTGTACAGAAGTTGATCGATGATTTGAAAAACGGCAGTGGTATCAAACGTTCCCGGGCCGCGGCCGAATTGGGCCACTGCGGTGATCTCGCCGCCGCCGCCGCCCTGATCGGCGCCCTCGAGGATACCAATGCCACGGTACGCAGCAATGCCACCTTCGCTCTCGGTGAACTGGGGGTGCGTGAAGCCGTGCCGCAACTGGTCCCGATGCTGAAAGATGGCGATGAGTGGGTCCGCAAGAGCGCGGCCAAGGCTCTCGGGCTACTGAAGGCCGAAGAGGCACTGCCGCACCTGGAAGCGGCCCTGGAGGATCCCTCGGACATTGTTCGCAGCAATGTCAGCCGCAGCCTGGAGCAGATTCGCAGCAGCATGTCGGGTTCTTGATCTTTTTTAATTTTATCGTATGATAGCAGCACGCTGAATCGTTTCCGGTGCAACATGGAGGTTGGACCTGAACCCTCAGGTTCAGGTTGGAAATAAGCCGCGAAAGGAGGGGTGGAGAATTGCCGGAGGCGGTTCCATTCAACCCTTTTCATGGAGGAAAAGAACGATGAAACGTCTGTTTGTTGCTGTGTTGCTGGTTGTGTCGAGCCTGTTCGTTTTCAGCCTGCCGGCTGGTGCCGCCGAGGTGCCGTTGCAGGCTCAGGTCAAGACCGGCGCTGTCAATGTCAATGTCGCTACGACCAGGGAATTGCAGAAGTTGCCCGGAGTCGGCAAGGTGACCGCTGAGCGGATTGTCGCCTTCAGGGACGCCAACGGCCCTTTTGCTTCGGTCGATGCCCTGGTCAAGGTCCAGGGGATTGGCAGAAAAACGCTGGAAAAGATTCGTCCGCTGGTGGTGGTTGAGTAATTCTGACTTCCTGTCCGGTTTTCCATCAAACGGAGCAGAGCCCGCCGGGCAACCGGCGGGCTTTTTCAATAAAATGTAAGCGGTGAGATGTTTTTTGAGATTTTTTTGAGATGGCGAGGCTATACTCGCAACTTCTTTCTGTTGATGGCGTCGCAAAAACTCACCAGCAGCTGCGTTGCTGCGTTTGTCTCGCTGCTTCAACGTACGTAAATACGCCTCATTGCTCGACAATCGCGCGCCTTGCTGCTGGCGCTTTTTGCTTAGCCAACACTCTTGATGCTTTTTGCGAAAGCATCTTCTGTTCAGCCGGTCGAGGTGTTTTTTTCATGCAGTATGAAACCAGGGCACGCTCCATCTTCAAGGCCCTTTCGTGGCGCACCTGGGCCACCATCACCACGGCGGTCATCGTCTTCGCCTTTACCGGACGGTTCGCCCTGGCGCTGACCGTCGGCGCCCTGGAAGTTGTCGCCAAGATGGCGCTCTATTTTTTTCACGAGCGCCTGTGGCAGAAGATCCGCTGGGGGAAGAAAGAGGTGCCGGCCTTTGTCCTCTGGTTTACCGGTCTGCCCGCCTCCGGTAAAAAAGCCGTGGCCGACAGAGTGTACCAGCTGCTGAAAGACCGGGGGCTCAAGGTTGAACGTCTCGACAGCCGTGATGTCCGCCCCCTTTTCCCCGAAACCGGCTTCTCTCCGCCCGAGGTCAACCGCCACGTCAAGCGCTCCGGCCACCTCTGCGCGATGCTGGAAAAGAACGGGGTCAGCGTGGTCGCGTCCTTTGTTTCTCCCTACCGTGAAAGTCGTGAATTCGCCCGGCGGATGGCCGCGACCTTTGTCGAGGTTCACATGCGTTCGACGCCGGAGGCCTGTATGAAGCGGGACAGCAAGGGGCACTACGCCAGAGCCCAAAGAGGAGAATTCAAATATTTCCCCGGCGTGGATGTCGCCTATGAGCAGCCGCGGCAGCCGGAAATCGTGATCGATGTGGAGCAGACCCCTGCCGAGAGAGCCGCGGAGCAGGTGCTTGACTACCTGAAGAAGCATGTCCTGGTCGAAGGCCGACGGGTGAAGAAGGCGCCGGCAGCGGCCGAAGTTTCTTTCGATGAATCCTGACCATCACATCGTCAACTCATATATGAAAGAGTGGAAAGTTATTTTATGAACCAGACCCACCTGCGCCAGCTGGAAGCGGAAAGTATCCATATCATGCGCGAGGTCGCCGCGGTTTTCGAAAACCCGGTGATGCTCTACTCCATCGGCAAAGATTCCTCGGTGATGCTGCACCTGGCCCGCAAGGCCTTTCATCCCGGGAAGCTGCCCTTCCCGCTGATGCATGTCGACACCACCTGGAAGTTCCGTGAGATGATCGCGTTTCGGGAGCGGATGGCGGCCGAGCATGGTTTTGAACTGCTGGTTCATACCAACCTGGAGGGTGTTGAACGGGGGATTTCTCCCTTCACCCACGGCAGCGCCCTCTACACTGACGTGATGAAGACCGAGGGGTTGAAGCAGGCGCTTGACAAGTACGGCTTCGATGCCGCCTTCGGCGGCGCGCGGCGGGACGAGGAAAAGTCGCGCGCCAAGGAACGGATCTTTTCCTTCCGCAGCGCCAATCACCGCTGGGATCCGAAGAACCAGCGACCCGAATTGTGGAATCTCTACAACACCCGGGTCGCTCCGGGCGAGAGCATCCGTGTTTTTCCGCTCTCCAACTGGACCGAACTGGATATCTGGCAGTACATCTATCTTGAGCAGATTCCCATCGTGCCGCTCTACTACGCCAAGGTCAGGCCGGTACTGGAACGGGAAGGCATGCTGATTCTCGCCGATGATGACCGTCTCGAACTGAAGCCGGGCGAAAAGATCGTCGAAAAGTCAGTCCGTTTCCGTACCCTCGGCTGCTACCCGCTGACCGGAGCCGTCGAATCGACCGCCGCCACCCTGCCGGAAATCATCCAGGAAATGCTGCTGACCCGCACCTCGGAACGCCAGGGGCGCGCCATCGATCACGACCAGGCCGGCAGCATGGAGAAGAAGAAGCAGGAAGGGTATTTTTAAAAGCAAAAGCGGCTAAAGGTTACATACCACATCGGCTAAAGGCCAAAGGTTAAAGGTCGAAAGGAGCCGGTTATCCCCTTAGCCTTTAGCCCTTCGCCCTTAGCCGCACTTGAGGAACTTATGAACAACCAATCCGTACTGATCGCCGAAGATATTCACGCTTACCTGAAAGCCCAGGAAGAAAAATCGATGCTGCGCTTCATTACCTGCGGCAGCGTCGATGACGGCAAGTCGACCCTGATCGGGCGGCTGCTGTGGGATTCGAAGCTGGTCTTCGAGGACCACCTGGCAGCGCTGGAAGCCGACAGCAAACGGATCGGCACCCAGGGGGACGAGATCGATTATGCGCTGCTGCTCGACGGCCTGCAGGCCGAGCGGGAACAGGGGATCACCATCGATGTCGCCTACCGCTTCTTTTCCACCGACAAGCGCAAGTTCATCGTCGCCGACACCCCGGGGCATGAACAGTACACCCGCAACATGGTCACCGGCGCCTCGACCGCACAGCTGGCGGTGATCCTGGTTGACGCCCGCAAGGGCGTGCTGACCCAGACCCGGCGTCACAGTTTCCTGGTGTCGCTGGTGGGGATCCGCAAGGTTGTGCTGGCGATTAACAAGATGGACCTGGTCGACTATCGTGAAGAGACCTACAAAACCATCTGCGCCGACTACCGGCAGTTCGCTGCCGAACTCGGTTTCGAGGAGATGACCTGCATCCCGATCTCGGCTCTTAAGGGGGACAACATCATCCACCCCGGGGAGAATATGCCCTGGTACGACGGCCCGACGCTGATGCACGCCCTGGAGACGGTCGCGGTCGGCGACCGGGCGGTGGAACTGCCGTTCCGCATGCCGGTGCAGTGGGTCAACCGGCCCAATCTTGATTTCCGGGGATTTTCCGGCACCATCGCCTCAGGCCGCATTTTGCCGGGAGACCGGATCGTCGTGCCCGGATCGGGACAGACCAGCCGCATCCGACGCATCGTCACCATGGACGGAGACCTGGACCAGGCGGTTGCCGGACAGGCGGTCACCCTCTGCCTCGAAGACGAGATCGATATCAGCCGCGGTGACCTGCTGGCCGATGCCGAGGCGCGGCCTGTTCATGCCGACCAGTTCCAGGCGCACCTGGTCTGGATGCACGAGGACGCCCTGCTGCCGGGACGCAGCTACCTGCTCAAGACCGGCGCCAGTCTGGTGACCGCCCAGATCGGCGAGTTGAAATACCGCGTCGACGTCAACAGTCTTGAACATCAGCCGTGCAAGACCCTGGCGCTCAACGAGATCGGCGTCTGCAACCTCGCCCTGGATCGTGCTGTCTCCTTCGATCCCTACAAGGAGAACCGCGGCACCGGCAATTTCATTCTCATCGACCGCCTGACCAACGCCACCGTCGGTGCCGGAATGATCGATCATCCGCTGCGCCGCGCCAGCAATATTCACTGGCAGTCGATCGATGTCAACAAAGACTCCCGCGCCGCCATCAAGGGGCAGAAACCCTGTGTCCTCTGGTTCACCGGGCTTTCCGGCGCCGGCAAGTCGACCATTGCCAACCTGGTGGAAAAGAAACTGCATGCCCTCGGTCGTCATACCTACCTGCTCGACGGCGACAATGTCCGCCATGGTCTGAACAAGGATCTCGGTTTTACCGACGCTGACCGGGTGGAGAACATCCGCCGTATCGCCGAGGCGGCCCGACTCTTCGTCGATGCCGGGATCATCGTCCTGACCGCTTTCATCTCCCCGTTTCGCAGTGAGCGAAAGATGGCCCGTGACCTGCTGGAGGAGGGCGAATTCATCGAGGTTTTTGTCGACACCCCGCTTGAAGTCTGTGAACAGCGCGATCCCAAGGGGCTCTACAAGAAGGCCCGTTCCGGCCAGTTGCCGAATTTCACCGGCATCGACTCGGCCTACGAACCGCCGGAAAATGCCGAAATGGTGATCGATACCCGGGAAAAGCCGGCCGAAGAGATCGCCGAAGAGATTGTCAAGCGGCTGCTCGGCGATGAATTGCTCGGCGAGCAGCGCGACGGAACCTTGTGGCAGTCATGACCGAACAGGACAAGGCTATCATGGATATCGATATCGCCAGGGTCTGCGCCATCGCCCGTGCCGCGGGAGAGGCGATCATGGAGATCTATGCCGGGGAGTTCAATGTCGAACTCAAGGGGGATCAGTCGCCGCTGACCTGCGCCGACAAGGCCTCCCACCAGGTCATCAGCGCCGGGCTTAAGCGTAACTTTCCCGAGATTCCGATTCTCTCCGAGGAGGGGGCGGAGATCTCTTTTGATGAGCGCCGCGGCTGGGAGCGTTTCTGGCTGGTCGATCCCCTCGACGGCACCAAGGAGTTCATTAAGCGCAACGGCGAATTCACCGTCAACATCGCCCTGATTGAAGCCGGGCAGCCGGTTCTCGGGGTGGTCTACGTCCCGGTGCAGGAGAAACTCTACTGGGGAATCGAGGGACAGGGCGCCTGGCTGCAGACGGGGCGGGGCGAGCCGTGCCCGGTCCGTGTCCGCAACCCCGATCCCGCGGCGGGATTGAAGGTGGTGATGAGCCGCTCCCATCCGTCGCCGGAGCTGGCGGCCTACCTGGAGAAAATTCGCGTCGCCGAAGCGGTTTCGGTCGGCAGTTCACTGAAACTCTGTGTCGTCGCCGAGGGGCTGGCCGATATCTACCCGCGTCTCGGTCCGACCATGGAATGGGATACCGCCGCCGGTCACGCCGTTGCCGTCGCCGCCGGGGCGAGGGTGACGACCCCCGGGGGAGAGCCGCTGTGTTACAACAAGCAGAACCTGCTCAATCCCCACTTCATCGTCGCCCCGCCGGGGCTGGAGCTGCCGCGGGTCTGAATAAGGCCTTAAACCGGATTCAGGCAAGGGAGAAAAAAATGTCGATACTCGTGACCGGCGGGGCCGGATATATTGGTTCCCACACCGTCCTTGAGCTGTTGCAGGCGGGGCAGGAGGTGGTCGTGGTCGACAACCTCAGCAATGCCTCGCCGGTTGCCCTTAAGCGGGTTGCCGAGCTGGCCGGGCGCCAGGCGCGGCTGGAGGTGGCCGATATCCGCGACCGGTCGGCACTGCGGCGTATTTTCGATGACTGCCGTCCCGCCGCAGTGGTCCACTTCGCCGGGCTCAAGGCGGTCGGCGAATCCTGTGACATCCCGCTGGCCTATTATCAGAACAATGTTGCCGGTACCGCCACCCTCTGCGAGGTGATGGCCGAGGTCGGCTGCAAGCGGCTGGTCTTCAGTTCCTCGGCCACCGTCTACGGTGACCCGGCCTCCCTGCCGATCCGCGAGGATTTCCCCACCGGGGCGACCAATCCCTACGGACGGACCAAGCTCTTCATCGAGGAGATGCTGCGCGACCTGCATACCTCCGACTCCGAGTGGCGGATCGCCCTGCTGCGCTACTTCAATCCGATCGGCGCCCATGAAAGCGGCCGCATCGGCGAGAATCCCAACGGCATTCCCAACAACCTCTTTCCCTTTATCACCCAGGTCGCTGTCGGCAAGCGTGAACGACTGTCGATCTTCGGCGATGATTACCCGACCGTCGACGGTACCGGGGTGCGCGACTACATCCATGTTGTCGACCTCGCCCTCGGCCATCTCCGAGCGCTGGAACGTCTCGAACGCGAGCCGGGGCTGGTCTGCGTCAATCTCGGCACCGGACAGGGCTACTCGGTGCTGCAGATGGTCGACGCCTTTCAGCGGATCAACAACATCGCGGTGCCCTACCGGATTGTGGCCCGCCGCCCGGGAGATATCGCCGCCTGCTACGCCGACCCGTCCCTGGCCGCGGAAGAACTGGGCTGGAAGGCCGAACGCGGACTCGAAGAGATGTGCCGCGACGGCTGGAGATGGCAGCGGCAGAATCCGAACGGCTACGCCGGGGAGTGAAGGAGATGGGAGATGGGAGATGGGAGATGGGAGATGGGAGATGGGAGATGGGAGATGAGAGATGGGAGATGGGAGATGGGAGATGGGAGATGAGAGATGAGAGATGAGAGATGAGCAGGGGGTGAAGAGGTTTGCTCCTTATTCTTGCCTTTGCCTCTCACGTCTCACATCTCACATCTCACGTCTTACATCTCACATCCCCGCCCCCGCCCGCAGTCTTTTCGCCGCCTCTTCCAGCACCGGCCGGGATTTGCAGAAGGCGAAGCGGACCAGGTCGCGACCGTCGTCCGGGTTGCTGCAGAAGGGGCTGACCGGGATGGCGGCGACGCCGACCCGTTCGGTCAGATCACGACAGAATGCGATGTCATTCCCCCGTCCCAGAGCGCCGATGTCGACACAGACGAAATAGGTCCCCTGCGGGGTCAGCGGCGGCAGGCCGACGTCGGCCAGCAGCTCGCAGAGAAAATCGCGCCGCTGCCGGTAATCCTCCTTCAACCGCTGATAAAAGTCCTCTCCGACGGCCAGGGCCTCGGCCGCGGCGGTCTGCAGCGGGGCCGCGCCGCAGAAGGTGATGAACTGCTTGACGCGCAGCAGGGCCTCGACCAGGTCAGCCGGTCCGGCAGCCCAGCCGACCTTCCAGCCGGTGACGCTGAAGGTCTTGGCGAGGCTGGAAATGGTCAGGGTGCGGTCCGCCATGCCGGGCAGGGTCGCCAGGGGGATGTGCTCGCCCTCGAAGAGGATATGCTCGTAGACCTCGTCGGTGACGGCGATGACATCATGCCTGACGCAGAGTTCGGCAATCGCCCGCAGTTCCTCCCGGTTGAACACCTTGCCGATCGGGTTCTGCGGTGAATTGAGCAGCAGCAGCCGGGTGCGGGGGGAGATCAGCCGCTCCAGTTCGTCGCGGTCGACGTGCCAGTCAGGCGGTCGCAGGGTGAGGGGACGGGATACGCCGCCGGCCATGCTGATCGCCGGGCGGTAGGAATCGTAGCAGGGCTCGAACAGAACCACCTCATCGCCCGGATCGAGCAGGCTGAAGAGAGCGGCGAACAGCGCCTCGGTGGCGCCGACCGTGACCGCGATCTGCGACCCGGGGTCGAACTGGAGGCCGTATTGTCGGCTCATCTTGGCGGCGATCGCCTCGCGCAGCTGCGGCTGTCCGTTGCTGGGGGCGTACTGGTTGCAGTCCTGCTTGATGGCGCGGACGGCACTGCGCTTGATCGCTTCCCCGGCGGCGAAGTCGGGAAACCCCTGGCCGAGGTTGATCGCCCGGTGGCGGTTGGCGAGATCGGTCATCGCGGTAAAAATAGTCGGTTGCAGGGATGCTGCGCGTCGGGCCATGCGGGTCATGGTATGTCCTCCGGAAAGCAGGAGAAAACTTTACCTGATCACTGCAGATCGGTAAAGCCGTCGTTCGGAAATTGACTTTCATTCCGGCAGATAGTATCAAGCTGCAAGGCAAGGGGGACAGTCCCCTGATTGAAGGCAAGGGGAACAGTCCCCTTAAGGGAGGGGGACTGTTCCCGAGAACATCAGATACCCGGGGAAAGCGCGGGGCGGAAGGACGTGTTACGCAATGAGAATACTGGCCAACCTGTTCATGTGGATGTTCCTGGCTGATGGTTGCCTGTCGGTCATCGATGAACTGCTGGCCTATAATTCCGGCGTCCATGGTCTGCTCGGGGTCCGGACCCTGGTGGCTTTCAGCGTCGTCGTGCTGTCCTTTATCATCTACGGTGCCATGCTCTTTGACCGGCGCCTGCCGAAGCTGATCCTGCTGCCGCAGTCGCTGTTCGCCATCTGGGGCATGACCGGGCTCTGGCCGCTTTCCTTCTTCATCCTCTCGGACAATCTCGGCGTGATCATCGCAGGGCTGCAGGTCTCCCTCGGGCTGCTGCCCTTCTTCGTGCTGCGGGGGGAAGGCCGGGGGCTGCTGCTGCGGCCGGAACGTTTTGCCGGCAGGGGATTCAGTGCCGGCAACCTGCTGCTCGGCATTGCCGGAACCCTGTTCGTCGTTCCCCTGTTGCTGGTCAGCTTTGCCGGTGCCGGGACGGTTGAAGCCATCAATAAGGCCACCGCCGGGTTCATGCGCGTCGATGCCCGCGGCATCAGTATGCAGGAGCGTGTCTACCGCCGCGGCGACAAGACCGTGCGCCTGGTGGCCATGATTCACATCGGTGACCAGAGCTACTATGACCAGCTTGCCGCATCGGTCGCCGCGCCGCATACCCTGGTTCTCGCCGAAGGGGTCAGCGACCGCGGGGGACTGCTGACCGCCGCCTACAGCTATGACCGGGTCGCCTCCCTGCTCGGTCTCAGCACCCAGCGGCAGATGCCGATGAAGGGACGGCTGATCGGTCCGGATGAGCTGCGCGGAAAGGGCGAAAAGGGGGAGTTTCCGGGGCCGGATATCCTGCGGGCCGATGTCGACCTGAGTGATTTCGATCCCCGGACGGTGGAATTTCTCAACATGCTCGGCAGGGATGTTTTTTCCAGCGACGACCTGGCTTCCGGCCTGCGGACCTATAACGCGTGGATCAACCGCAACATGGACCAGGAACGCTACGCCAGGCTGATGGATGATATCCTCACCCGCCGCAACCGGACCGTTCTCGATTACCTGGGACAGGCGCTCGACAAGTATGACGTGATCGTCATCCCCTGGGGCGCGCTGCACATGCGCGGCATTGAGGAAGGCGTTCTGGCGCGGGGGTTTCGGTTGCGGAAGACAGAACAGAGGATGAGTGTCGATTTCAGCGCCCTGCTGAAAAAAGCATCGGACTGAGCCCAAATCCATCGGCTGTTTTGCGGAGCGAGGGTGACGGGACGGGTGGAGATGCGCGGCGTCGCGCTGTTTCGGGCGCAGACGTAGCCGCGCTACGTCGAGCACCGAAGCGGTGACGGCAACAAAGCAGATTCACCCGTAACGACAGCCGAATCCCGAAATTGCTGGTGGATTTGGGCTGAGTCCGTCGTGGTAATTCCGCGGGGAATCTGCTAACCTGTCGATTCGATTTCTCCCTTATCTTCGAGGCAGGACCATGAGCAGACCCAACACCATCCTGACCGCGGGGTTCGCCCTGTTCAGCATCTTTACGTCTTTCCTGTTCGTCTCCTACGGCCTGGGGGGTGTTTCGAATGAACTCGCCTCTCAGCGACTGCAGCTTTTTTCCTACGTGACCGCCGGTTACGGGTTGATGAACATCTACATTCTCAGCACCGCCTGGCGCAGCCGGGAAAAATGGACCCTGATGGCGAGCAAGCTGATCTCGTTCTGTTTTTTCGGCGTGCTGATCATGGACCAGGTCAAGTTCGGTGCGGAAACCGGCCGCAGCATGCTGGTGCTGCCGATCGTCGCGGTGGTGCTGCTGGTCAACTGGTGGGCAGTCAGGACCCTGGTTCGACGGGAAGGCTGACAGGCTGGCAGGCTGGCAGGCTGGCAGGCTGTGAACGGAACGAGGACAAATGAAACGGGGACAGGCACCTGCGGAGCCTGTCCCCTGTCGCATCTCACATCTCACATCTCACATCCGGCGTAAAATCTCCACAGTCTCGTCCGGTTCGGGGCGGAGGGTGTGGTCGGGGTAGAAGTCGGCCCGGTGGATGGTTCCGGCAGGGTCGATGATGATGCGGGCCGGCATCGGCAGACGCCAGCTGTCGTCGCCGTTGAAGCGCGGGATGTCGAGGCCGAGGCTCCGGTAGACCTCGCGCATCGCTTCGGGCAGGGTATAGACCGCCCCGAACTTGGCGGCGACCTTGTTGCCGGGGTCACTCAGCACCGGGAAGGTCAGTCCCAGTTTCTGCACCAGCTGTGGGGTGTACTTCGCCAGCATCGGCGAGATGGCGACCAGGGTGGCGCCGCTCTTTTCAATTTCCGGCAGAACCGCCTGCAGAGCCTCCAGCTCCGCGTTGCAGTACGGTCACCAGACCCCCCGGTAGAGGGTCATGACCAGCGGCCCTTTCTCACGCAGGGCAATCGAACTGATCTGGTTGTCGTTTTCATCCTCAAGGGTGAAATCGGGCGCTTGGTTTCCGGGCTGGATCACCCCGGACATCA containing:
- the cysQ gene encoding 3'(2'),5'-bisphosphate nucleotidase CysQ, with protein sequence MTEQDKAIMDIDIARVCAIARAAGEAIMEIYAGEFNVELKGDQSPLTCADKASHQVISAGLKRNFPEIPILSEEGAEISFDERRGWERFWLVDPLDGTKEFIKRNGEFTVNIALIEAGQPVLGVVYVPVQEKLYWGIEGQGAWLQTGRGEPCPVRVRNPDPAAGLKVVMSRSHPSPELAAYLEKIRVAEAVSVGSSLKLCVVAEGLADIYPRLGPTMEWDTAAGHAVAVAAGARVTTPGGEPLCYNKQNLLNPHFIVAPPGLELPRV
- the galE gene encoding UDP-glucose 4-epimerase GalE, encoding MSILVTGGAGYIGSHTVLELLQAGQEVVVVDNLSNASPVALKRVAELAGRQARLEVADIRDRSALRRIFDDCRPAAVVHFAGLKAVGESCDIPLAYYQNNVAGTATLCEVMAEVGCKRLVFSSSATVYGDPASLPIREDFPTGATNPYGRTKLFIEEMLRDLHTSDSEWRIALLRYFNPIGAHESGRIGENPNGIPNNLFPFITQVAVGKRERLSIFGDDYPTVDGTGVRDYIHVVDLALGHLRALERLEREPGLVCVNLGTGQGYSVLQMVDAFQRINNIAVPYRIVARRPGDIAACYADPSLAAEELGWKAERGLEEMCRDGWRWQRQNPNGYAGE
- a CDS encoding aminotransferase class I/II-fold pyridoxal phosphate-dependent enzyme; translation: MTRMARRAASLQPTIFTAMTDLANRHRAINLGQGFPDFAAGEAIKRSAVRAIKQDCNQYAPSNGQPQLREAIAAKMSRQYGLQFDPGSQIAVTVGATEALFAALFSLLDPGDEVVLFEPCYDSYRPAISMAGGVSRPLTLRPPDWHVDRDELERLISPRTRLLLLNSPQNPIGKVFNREELRAIAELCVRHDVIAVTDEVYEHILFEGEHIPLATLPGMADRTLTISSLAKTFSVTGWKVGWAAGPADLVEALLRVKQFITFCGAAPLQTAAAEALAVGEDFYQRLKEDYRQRRDFLCELLADVGLPPLTPQGTYFVCVDIGALGRGNDIAFCRDLTERVGVAAIPVSPFCSNPDDGRDLVRFAFCKSRPVLEEAAKRLRAGAGM